CTCAGCGTATCGGTTAAGAAAGGCATTAGGGATACCGTCAGGCCCAGCAGATTTTTTAGGATCAAGTTTTAACAGCATATGTATTACTCCTTCCCTCGTTACTTCTATGTCGGTATCAGTTTCAACGACTGAATTCTGAAATTCGTAATCATCGGTTTTAGTAAAAACACTCTGGAAATATGCATTAAAATGTTCAGCAATAGCACAGGAGTCAGTTATCACCAAACCATCGACATTCATTTTGCTAATCCCGGTTTTCGTCTCACTTAAGTACCGCCAGAACTTTTGTGGGTTAGTTTGAAGAAAATCTGTCAATGTATTAgtataaaaatatttccttgctTTTGCCAAGCTTGTTTGTAGCTTAACTTTTAATTCTGTAAACTGGGAAGTCATTGTTGCACGCTTCTTGCGTAGTCTTTTAATTTTACGCTTCATGTGGATCATTTCTCGGTTAATCCACGGGTTTACACGGTGGTTACACATTTTTCGGCTGGGTACAAAATTATCAAGACAATAATGTATGGTTTTAACAAAGAGTTGCCATGAGGTCTCAACATCGTGTGATAAGGTTTCGATATGCGTATCAAGGTAATCAATTATAGCGACATCATCAGCCTTACAAAATTCTTTTACAACAGTGGCTGACTGAATTTTTTTAGTTCGACCTAAAGCCTTATCCCAGATAAAGAAGATTAGCTTATGGTCAGAAATACCAGGCTCAATTACAATGAATCATTCAATGAATTCCATTGAATCATTGTAGAGAGCGTTAACACAAATACCAAAATATATAATAAACTCTCTTCAGCCTTCAGTAATCTTCAAGAAGCGTGCAGGGTTTGCTGAGTTTCGCAGATTGAAATGTGTACTCacaaatatttattttgtttcccTAGGCACAACTTCTGCGCAGAATAATAAATGTTGTGCTAAGGAGCTAGTTTGAAAGTAGCTCTGTTACAAGTTTACGCAATAATTACCACTAATATTTTAATAAGAACCTTATACAGGAATTTGTTGCACTTCCAGGCACTGACTTCGTATTCTTATTCTTCGCCGAACCTCCATTTTAATGGCATGGTTTTCAACGTGCACCCCACCTTTGCCAATTTCTGCTCCTCAAGTGCTCTACTTTAGGTTTTGTAAAAGTCCTTTATATTTGTGTGGTGCTCTAATAAACTAATTATAGAGAATAAAGTACCATAGATACTTTTGTTGCTATCGGAAATAAAAGCCTACACGTCTGGTTCACCTTCAATTTCACATTACTTTCCTTTTGGGCCGCTGACTTCTGGAGCACTACCTGAGTTGGGTGCGAAATTTGATCATATAGAAGATAATTGTAAAATTCGATGGGTTACTTATGTAGTTTGTAGTCTAGTTATTAGACTAATCTACAATCTAGACTAGTTGCTACACTGTAAACAgaaatgagcccatatgggcgttttaacagttgatatgccatttttcccccctagcttaaaatgagtactcccacgagaagaagtaaaataagctagaaccattattatacccccgaccccatttgaaggggcattgcggttgtaaaatgggggttttcaaggaataacggtggcgtagggaAAATTGAGACAAGCAAAACcgagaaaagaataactcagccatgaccaacaaggcagtcagccgcagcgacaatttcagtaggattatttctgcagtcagattcgaaatatcccgcgcaatgtgtgtcggcgctgtttttctgttcggagtagccgcgccttggtgctgcagaggacgccgaagtcggaactacgcgcggaggaacaccagccttcggagcgcgcgcgcgcgcgtttaaAGCTGTGATCGAGCAGCCATTtgccagcgacggcacattcttctaccgtggttgatgtttctcactgctttgaacccccaagactccacggtaagtgactttgaacgattattacatgttctatgagtgtgcatgtgttctaagtgaggagacgcgctgatatgacttattgaaggtctcgatacaacatggcgcgacagttggccgtccagaaccattttgcacgatcactgtgtttcttcgagctttgtcgtaatcgaggcgacttgagtgctcagagtcaagcgagtgtacttaaaaattaggattttatatgagggactttgccgcgtctttaattgggcggatgtgagcattcgacatgatccccgaagcgcaagccactaccataatagttacgtgcagtgcgaggtgagctaagcttcgccgcctaaccgcggcctgaaaatgtggcggctcgttaagggcttactgcagtgcgcgtgtgtgagtgtttgtacagcgatcatttgtgcgagaaccggcggcgcttctttgtgcgcggtatctgctagctggcgcgtacgtggcgccaatcccctagctcgtgcgattgtgtgcagtaggtcgcccacttagcgcgcattgtgcagatttgccagtacgctcctttctatcgtctgtgtctcttcgcgcccacgtcgttgattgtgcaggcagtgcgcgactgcggcacgtagcatgtagagcctgcgcccgtcgactttgatctacgggcgtgaaatgtcggcggcgcgtttgtggtattaaaagcgtgtggtgagcttccaacggcactacgggtcaacgccgcatgagctgccggtcagagtataagaacctctttattgttagcgtactgcttggcggtaacaggtgtcctgcttgggttcagattactggatatgccgtcacttgaaccttggcggccggagcaggtgagtaccagtggcgccggcacctcggcgggcagaaaacggtgcccgtgcGGTGACGAGATACATCAATTTACGCGATggcattgccggtgataggtcatacgggcgcgtcgctccatgcctgtgttctttgctgaggccgccactacgcctgcggtgcacttactacgttatatctatatagtcgatgcttgtgcaatgttgttattcaacagctggcgctgtgctctggatagctgaacttgtttaatgtttaattactttgctgctgtgccattgcgtattgggtacagatatttagtattgaattctaggtgccaaattcacacaaagaagttgcgcttttcaactcaggatcatatcacacatcacagcgtcatcctatattgcacgagtattattaacaaaatttctgttgctggtgaaaaaaaaaggcaggccgatcaacctgtaacctgtatctgtgagaaaaatgtgcttcaagtccgccattgtctataaaaaaaggtactaccttggtatttaatgtcagtaacactcataagttatgcatccttttgtgtgaaataatttgtcttagaagccattcattgtaagggatcagtaaacatctcatagcttaagtagtgcatatgtgcatgagttgggcaaaggtattggtttgtaaagagcaaagccattaagatataaaatattggcaagcttagtttaacaataagctgacgaatatacaaaacctaatgtagcagcagatgttctccaagataagcttgtgaccagcttttttgtgttctgtgtgatcattgtagtgtcaaatttttcatttttatttcaggactgcggctgcggtcgtttcattgccaactgtgaggatgaagcagcttcatggccggagatcgggcgcctcccatcagtttcccttttcagcaatagaggccttggtatgctcttacctagagtttgcttttttaccctgtatgttttgagcgcaatggctagtttagcgcattacttagagtgattggtgtgacacctgttccataggaggtatgcaggttatcccacgtaactttagcaaacttaaaaatatgaatatgccacctagctgcacagaacctatgtaatgttgtttcctgtctcttggaaatacttggatttcctgcattttgcctaattacctaattagtcttaatcaattaatcaacttctcaaatgtaattagataaaaagtctcaattataatattgtagagcaacgtgaaaatttcccagtacagctatctgtggctcaatatgtgctacataatgtgtttttagagcatgaaagaagcctgagaatctcgcaaagtgccttgagtatgtttctgtgtgacagcgcctgtgtggtgttcttccttcagtcctcgtcttttgcgctgtactaacagtcgacctcgagtggccattcccgtggcagtcttgcatgtattgagtgcttgccctgtataggcatgtgtgtttccagtaagaaaaaaatactgaaggagcccaacgtgatgtatttcaggacaagtgtatggtgtaaattactatgtgacaataaaataaactgaaacaagacttcacagtagaggtatgcaggtgtgtgcatcagcataatgacgaaaacctcatgcaagtttagaaaaatattaagttagtttctgtcattcttctctgtcacattactattgcaaaaatgtgctctctagtattgcacgattaaaaacacagttcaaatacatcatttgctggaaccttgacattcatagcaacatagagaggaatgattaaaaatttgctttgcttctctgaccttcattttaggtccttctcatgtttgctaagcttcttaaactatcatagaccccttccagggtttacaggcagcttgagcacattgtgccagattgtggagaagctgcagaggtcgcagtctgtatagtggtgtccggtaaatgcaagtttattgcaagatgcattatgctcagtaccaattatattaggttataattttagcaaaaatctctgttttccagatatatatcaatgtgtcttcaaagaactgcactttttaaaagagttgcttattctctgtctactgttcggtgttgttaaatgcatgtatgttggacagcatagtgcttggccttcagctgaaggtagtagtgtacGTAGTAGGTAGTAAtgtagaaagtggtagcagtagtagctttatgcatgtgcatacagctgcagtaagccaaatgtgaaaagataagggctaatacgatacagccatgGAGCAAAATTTACACgagcaaactgtttgatgcaatccctaggaaagtaagcaaaaatataagaatgtgcttatatgataaacagtacttatgtttcaggcgcatggccttctaccgccatattccataacagttcattatttaccattttaaaactacttgccctgtttatgtctaactgctctaaattcgaaaattttcattgattgcactatgaaggttttggccgtggcttaagttactgccagaattaaattaatagttgtggccgtcctatgtgtgataacaaaaagccattttggaaccaggtgactgttatgcagtatgctaagtgtgcgtattagaacagccacttatattttcattgtaaccatgtataaagtatgtatgtacacatctcgaagccatagactgtgtactcttaattggaggtgttattgtgtggagtaggtttttttgtaagcattgtctagaatttgcactacattaaggtgtagtgaagccaagcgaaaaatattgacaaaatggctaaagtacattcttaagagtattaagcgcacttagatgactttacagcatgtagtaaaacaagaatgggaactgaagtgcttaatttttgttcattattaccatatggcaccaacatgcaatgaagacaaaagaggaagagaagtgaagtgcactaaagggcaactcgctcctgatgggagctgcattcacatctacatgatgcatgcaatctttgagttatagcagcagctaaccacctgttcacattgttgcacatttgtattgtttatgtactaagtctggccctggaagtgttaagcagtgccacttgtggcattggtgctgcatgcaagacatccttctaaccacaggtgttgtgtattatgtaaacctaagttcttttaaattcatgtaacccacaaaagttccatttgaaaggatgtgccatatttgccaccattgccatgagtagcattggctgacagtcacagggcgagacgttaaccttgctcagctattatgcaaaactattttacatacagatgtggtaattagtatacatgccgaaagcctcacagaataaatttttttattcgcatcttacaacgattgttattttgctttaactcaggaggcctttctacctgcgttgcatcctgtgtggaccactccaacgatctcggcagaatcgttgcacaggtgtgttcttttgtgattctcagtactgatattttctagtttacgttcaatgtaaatgcacagatcaaatgaaaaacaggttgaAAGAggagctcacaggcactgtatccaaatgtttgttaggaaggaaaatcttttttacaagttgtcgttatagcaacacaagagagtctgcacatcacaccaccagtacctagcaagcaacagcattataccgtagaagaagccaaaacatcaggcgaaaacctgtactaaactagggactgtattaagaccttttcgaggcttaaacaatttcttgggttactctaattgcttgaactgaactgacgtgtcctgcaaaacagtttgcattcgcatttgatacaatctgcagcaaaatatgaacaaagggctgcaatactctaggggcctactattgaagttgcaaccagtcttcccagtgtactgcagcctcaggaacatgaattgtggtacactgtaccacatgcacacacaacaaattttaatccatgggcatctgtacactgtgcttgtgcaggactgcgcaactggctgtgTATTCGTGgctgaaacagctacgtacatcaagacggtattgggaagccaccatctttttcagtcagtgtaacagtccataaacatatggatttccatgagaTTTTGTCTgtcacacttttctttgtcgtttttttttgcactccagctttgatggctgcaagacacttcaggctggctgaagagacagtggtagcctagtaggtggcctcagAAAGTtattattttgatttttaagagccgacttgctttggacaatgctgaataacacatcaaaaggtaCGGGATTATTGACAATGTTAGAATGACattgaaagaagtttaaggcttctttttaactctgatctgtctgctgagaccaaatcatgtcagcttttaatgaagcaatgttcaggttggaaagctgcaaggctgtgtgggtactcaaacaccatcattgcttattatagctgaagttgctgtgacatcaaggcagaagcaaatgacatggcaaaggaaaggttggtcgacaaaggactcattggcaattatgtaggttcaagggctattgcactgagtgagaaaatgtgttcctgatacagcgtgaacagggttaatgctgaagaacaaactggcaccatctccccagtcctacacaagcacgtgcgtagaaagggatgcctgttggccttgagggccaccactggagggatcacctgctatcgctatgacatagaatgtgacatcagatgactatagttcacacctttgctgcagctcgctggctgggcaattgaagccttgattgtaaggatgaaaagtttcaatcacaagggggcaatttagttgccaactcttacagcatggttcactactcagtgctgcagtgctgtacgtatttgaccaagcctggtgcgagttctcatgagtacccatgttcaagctgccgctagatacttagttgataaagtcactgaaa
The sequence above is drawn from the Dermacentor andersoni chromosome 7, qqDerAnde1_hic_scaffold, whole genome shotgun sequence genome and encodes:
- the LOC129385718 gene encoding uncharacterized protein; this translates as MFLTALNPQDSTDCGCGRFIANCEDEAASWPEIGRLPSVSLFSNRGLGGLSTCVASCVDHSNDLGRIVAQEEVWLAPSLVQNEEMVLHINSCLLVVITSLLA